A section of the Chryseobacterium scophthalmum genome encodes:
- a CDS encoding RNA polymerase sigma factor has protein sequence MKDEQLFPLIQKAKEKDQKAQTKLINVFWLDVFSFVMKKVHDENDADEITVNVFSKVLSKLDLYDPHFQFKTWILTIAQNTIIDFWRRKSRENQDPTENLDEVKNYYAKSPEELMISDEEQKKIIKTIESLDVNYQDIIRLRFFEEKSIKEIAEELGISVANTKVRVMRAKKVLAELLKNNEFEDN, from the coding sequence ATGAAAGACGAGCAATTATTTCCTCTCATCCAAAAAGCAAAGGAGAAAGACCAGAAAGCACAAACTAAACTGATCAATGTTTTTTGGTTGGATGTTTTTTCTTTTGTGATGAAGAAAGTGCATGACGAAAATGATGCGGATGAAATTACGGTAAATGTTTTTTCAAAAGTTTTATCGAAATTGGATTTGTACGATCCTCATTTTCAGTTTAAAACCTGGATTCTTACGATTGCTCAAAATACAATTATTGATTTTTGGCGCAGAAAAAGCCGCGAAAATCAAGATCCTACCGAAAATCTGGATGAAGTAAAAAATTATTATGCAAAATCTCCGGAAGAACTGATGATTTCTGATGAAGAACAAAAGAAAATCATCAAAACTATCGAATCTTTAGACGTTAATTATCAGGATATTATCAGATTAAGATTTTTTGAAGAAAAAAGTATCAAAGAAATCGCCGAAGAGCTTGGGATTTCTGTTGCCAATACGAAAGTTCGTGTAATGAGAGCAAAAAAAGTTTTGGCTGAGTTGTTGAAAAATAATGAGTTTGAGGATAACTAA